One stretch of Nicotiana tabacum cultivar K326 chromosome 18, ASM71507v2, whole genome shotgun sequence DNA includes these proteins:
- the LOC107809125 gene encoding IRK-interacting protein-like, with protein MATASAVSSTQIFQEDEDEVTSKGNYNNNNINGVSRQDIQAAIAKTIELRALHAALLQGNSPKSATIAKFPSSVSPASHHSHHLSAQDYPIFTPSYEDEPLPGYKQLQLDHNPNYAEIWDEYGFGGVGNGNNEATISDYRKANLSLTKGFTNSLINLEPHVCPADDQKSVTSSCTDQITMLRASPITHNYSKSRRNSLGDLKSVSSCNKCKPAIISTEADGSSKSGKNSNVVVPLSDSHVSVQSSQPKSKGLNLSWLFPKLKKKNKIESSPNRTESEEVSQVFKDVGTVSIETLKKELMEANESKDAALMEVSEMKSSLGDLKQKLEYLETYCEELKKALRQAIQAKESPVSSQLRNLSKMGKSIDGDGENMITVSEEVMLEGFLQIVSESRLSVKQFCKTLIGQIEETDNLLTDNLNLLLQPYKLSLNSKYSKAVLYHIESIINQSLFQDFENCVFQKNGSPKHLDPQQERHAKFSSFVALRNLSWNEVLRKGTKYYSEDFSKFCDQKMSCIITTLNWTRPWPEQLLQAFFVAAKCIWLLHLLVFSFNPPLGILRVEENRTFDMHYMEDVFADRQRSQGPSKVKVMVMPGFYVHDRVLRCKVICRYKNVA; from the exons ATGGCAACTGCAAGTGCAGTTTCTTCAACACAAATAtttcaagaagatgaagatgaagttACCAGCAAAGgaaattacaacaacaataatataaatgGAGTTAGTAGACAAGATATTCAAGCTGCCATTGCTAAAACTATTGAGCTAAGAGCTTTACATGCTGCTCTTTTACAAGGGAATAGTCCTAAATCAGCTACTATtgcaaaatttccttcttctgtTTCTCCTGCTTCTCATCATTCACATCATTTATCTGCTCAAGATTATCCTATTTTTACACCA AGCTACGAAGATGAACCTTTACCAGGATACAAACAACTACAGTTAGATCACAATCCAAACTATGCTGAAATTTGGGATGAATATGGCTTTGGAGGAGTAGGAAATGGTAATAATGAAGCCACTATATCGGATTACAGAAAGGCGAATTTGTCCTTGACGAAAGGATTTACTAACAGTCTGATCAACTTAGAACCTCATGTTTGTCCGGCTGATGATCAGAAATCGGTCACAAGCTCGTGTACTGATCAAATCACTATGCTTAGAGCTTCTCCTATTACTCATAATTACAGCAAGTCTAGGAGAAACTCATTAGGGGACTTAAAATCGGTTTCATCTTGCAATAAGTGTAAGCCTGCAATAATTAGTACTGAGGCTGATGGATCTAGTAAGAGTGGGAAGAACTCAAATGTTGTTGTGCCATTATCAGATTCTCATGTTTCTGTTCAATCATCGCAGCCAAAGAGTAAAGGGTTGAACTTGTCATGGCTGTTCCCTAagctaaagaagaaaaacaagataGAAAGTTCACCAAATCGGACAGAATCCGAGGAGGTTTCTCAGGTTTTTAAGGATGTAGGAACAGTTTCTATCGAGACGTTGAAGAAAGAGCTCATGGAAGCGAATGAGAGCAAAGATGCAGCATTGATGGAAGTCTCGGAAATGAAGTCTTCTTTAGGTGACCTAAAGCAAAAGTTAGAGTACTTAGAAACTTACTGTGAAGAGCTCAAAAAGGCATTGAGGCAAGCAATTCAAGCAAAAGAATCCCCTGTATCATCACAGCTTAGAAATCTTTCTAAAATGGGGAAATCCATTGATGGGGACGGAGAAAATATGATCACGGTTAGTGAAGAGGTAATGCTAGAAGGGTTTTTACAGATAGTATCAGAATCAAGATTATCAGTAAAGCAATTCTGCAAGACTCTAATTGGACAGATTGAAGAGACAGACAATTTGTTAACTGATAACTTGAACCTTTTGCTTCAACCTTACAAACTATCTCTCAACTCAAAGTACTCAAAGGCAGTTCTATACCACATTGAATCCATCATAAACCAATCACTTTTCCAAGATTTCGAGAACTGTGTATTTCAAAAGAATGGCTCACCAAAGCACTTAGACCCTCAACAAGAACGCCACGCTAAATTCTCATCCTTTGTCGCGTTGAGGAACCTAAGTTGGAATGAAGTTTTAAGAAAGGGGACAAAGTACTATAGTGAAGACTTCAGCAAGTTCTGTGATCAGAAGATGAGTTgcattattacaacacttaattGGACAAGGCCATGGCCTGAACAACTCCTCCAAGCATTCTTTGTTGCTGCTAAGTGCATTTGGTTGCTGCATTTGTTGGTGTTTTCGTTCAATCCTCCTCTCGGGATTCTACGAGTGGAAGAGAATAGAACCTTTGATATGCATTACATGGAAGACGTTTTCGCGGATAGGCAAAGATCACAAGGTCCTAGCAAGGTCAAGGTCATGGTTATGCCTGGTTTTTATGTGCATGATAGAGTACTTAGGTGTAAGGTAATATGCAGGTACAAAAATGTAGCATAG